One segment of Scomber scombrus chromosome 3, fScoSco1.1, whole genome shotgun sequence DNA contains the following:
- the LOC133977953 gene encoding G-protein coupled receptor 22-like: METEGYRDLLETSDGQGVSHLDGGVEVGVEEGWSTSYPLGYQVSLTAVLLLELVLGFSSNLTVLVLYCAQSNLVDSVSNLVTVNLHVLDILVCVLCLPLTVAVILLPANGSGVGSLATLCCFHEACVTFTSVATAVNVLVISLDRYDISVRPASRLLTPRRAALLLAAVWVVSLAVFFLPFLEGDFFFLRAEDGEDEEPEAENNDSELTTGVTPIFSSLSPSSLPTTHPSSPSHILSSAWQNRTLLCIGGQGYYTGMAMYYHLLLQVPCFFIAVAVMLFTYSRILQALNIRIGSHMMRGTRAKDSTCRIRCRRKKRMDLSLSTEVVSSNQNQNLTHPPLIPSPTPTPTSPPPLSSMPQGMSDSGATITTVSTAATTPIATTPATPASPTPASASTQTHATSPLPGSSMGVQASVSAIIALRRAVRRHRDRRERQRRVLKMSLIIISSFLGCWAPLSAVNVLILCLGPSDSLVRIRLCFLAMAYGTTIFHPLLYAFTRQKLRRALKTRVKKRVVSLLQVDPAPSGGTVIHNSWVEGGGKRKSRKPRAEASDGTDALQRQ; the protein is encoded by the coding sequence ATGGAGACCGAAGGCTATCGTGACCTCCTTGAGACCAGCGATGGTCAGGGGGTAAGCCACCTGGATGGAGGGGTTGaggtgggggtggaggagggcTGGAGCACGTCCTACCCTCTGGGCTACCAGGTGTCTTTGACcgctgtgctgctgctggagctggtTTTGGGCTTCAGCAGCAACCTGACCGTACTTGTGCTCTACTGTGCTCAGTCCAACCTGGTTGATTCAGTCAGCAACCTGGTCACAGTCAACCTCCACGTCCTGGACATACTGGTCTGTGTGCTGTGTCTGCCACTGACTGTAGCTGTGATCCTGCTACCAGCTAATGGAAGTGGAGTTGGTAGCCTTGCCACGCTGTGCTGCTTTCATGAGGCCTGTGTCACATTCACTAGTGTAGCCACAGCAGTGAATGTGCTGGTGATCAGCTTGGACCGATATGACATCTCAGTGCGTCCAGCCAGTCGTCTGTTGACCCCCAGGCGTGCTGCACTGCTCCTGGCAGCAGTGTGGGTTGTGTCTCTGGCTGTCTTCTTCCTGCCCTTCCTTGAGGGGGACTTCTTCTTTTTGAGAGCTGAGGATGGCGAGGATGAGGAGCCAGAGGCAGAGAATAATGACTCTGAACTCACCACTGGAGTGACACccattttttcttccctttctccttcctctttaccCACCActcacccctcctccccttcaCACATCTTGTCTTCAGCGTGGCAGAACAGGACACTGCTGTGCATAGGGGGCCAGGGGTATTACACAGGCATGGCTATGTATTACCACCTGTTACTCCAAGTGCCCTGCTTCTTCATAGCTGTGGCCGTCATGTTGTTCACATACTCCAGAATCCTACAGGCCCTCAACATTCGCATTGGTTCCCACATGATGAGGGGCACACGTGCAAAGGACTCCACCTGCAGGATACGTtgcagaaggaagaagaggatggaCCTCAGCTTGTCCACAGAGGTAGTGTCCTccaaccagaaccagaacctcACCCATCCTCCCCTTATACCCTCTCCCACCCCAACACCAACATCACCCCCACCACTATCCTCAATGCCCCAGGGGATGTCTGACAGTGGAGCAACTATCACCACTGTCAGTACAGCTGCCACCACCCCCATCGCCACCACACCGGCAACTCCTGCCTCTCCGACCCCAGCTTCAGCCTCAACCCAGACCCATGCCACATCACCATTGCCTGGCTCATCCATGGGTGTCCAGGCCTCAGTTTCTGCCATCATTGCTTTGAGGCGGGCTGTGCGTAGACACAGGGACCGTCGAGAGCGTCAACGTCGTGTGCTAAAAATGTCCCTAATCATTATATCCTCCTTCCTGGGCTGCTGGGCCCCTCTGTCTGCAGTCAATGTTCTCATCCTGTGCCTGGGTCCCAGCGACAGCCTTGTGCGGATCCGCCTTTGTTTCTTGGCAATGGCTTATGGAACCACTATCTTTCATCCTCTGCTTTATGCTTTCACAAGGCAGAAGCTGCGCCGTGCCCTCAAAACACGTGTCAAGAAAAGAGTAGTGTCCCTTCTGCAGGTGGACCCAGCGCCCAGTGGGGGAACAGTCATTCATAACTCCTGGGTTGAGGGGGGAGGTAAGAGGAAGAGTCGCAAGCCTCGGGCGGAAGCCAGCGATGGCACTGATGCTTTACAGAGGCAGTGA